A part of bacterium genomic DNA contains:
- a CDS encoding metalloregulator ArsR/SmtB family transcription factor: MNMDECRRLGELLKALGHPVRLKIVDGLMSHSCNVGEIVDGLGLPQSTVSQHLAVLRTRGIIAPEKTGVRTCYKVIDPAVRRLVRCLNPR, encoded by the coding sequence ATGAACATGGATGAATGCCGCCGCCTGGGGGAGCTGTTGAAAGCCCTGGGGCACCCGGTCCGTCTGAAGATCGTCGACGGACTCATGAGCCACAGCTGCAACGTGGGCGAAATCGTCGACGGGCTCGGACTTCCCCAGTCGACGGTTTCCCAGCACCTGGCGGTGCTGAGGACCCGGGGAATCATCGCTCCGGAAAAGACCGGGGTGAGGACCTGCTACAAAGTAATCGACCCGGCGGTGCGCCGGCTCGTCAGGTGCCTGAACCCGCGCTAG
- a CDS encoding VCBS repeat-containing protein gives MKNIAAVAAVLALLLPGKAPAQDQNKWGQPPFVGLGAMDISSSFWRETETVVADDWQCRDPRPVSYIRWWGSYPGWMESMPCVEPVPPPPVRPIAFIISWHEYTHPEGEYSRPAALLREEFCTDFTEEYWGCDERWDKSEYYEHEYVYGQWLTEPWPQVDGTYYFVNIQAVFDPAVETEFLWGWKNALPEAHWNDDAVQMTDGVTWGELVYPPEHPEFPLSIDMAFELYVDPTRTPTPSPTATPSPSPTPTNGVPFTPTPTATPWIPFTPTPTRTPAATPTPPPPSPTPTFQGTPTYPPTPTPSATPPPVVPGDYDGDGTADIALYRPSSGLWLIRHLTRAWFGTSTDLPVPADYNADRVWDIALYRPSLGKWMVRGLTSVFYGVSTDEPVPGDYAGDRYWDIALYRPSIGKWLIRGGAGIYFGSAADSTVPADYDGDGLTDIAVFRPSIGKWLVRGISGVYYGVSTDVLIPADYDGDGTDDIAVFRPSSGRWLVRGGASAYFGVSTDTAQPADYDGDGSADFALYRSGAGKWLIRYLTQVYYGTSTDIPVTSP, from the coding sequence ATGAAGAATATAGCCGCCGTCGCCGCCGTGCTGGCGCTGCTCTTGCCGGGGAAGGCCCCGGCCCAGGATCAGAATAAATGGGGCCAGCCCCCCTTTGTCGGCCTGGGAGCGATGGACATCTCTTCCTCGTTTTGGCGGGAAACCGAGACCGTGGTCGCCGACGATTGGCAGTGCCGCGATCCCCGGCCGGTTTCCTACATCCGGTGGTGGGGGTCCTACCCCGGCTGGATGGAGAGCATGCCCTGCGTGGAACCGGTTCCCCCTCCTCCCGTGCGGCCCATCGCCTTCATCATCAGCTGGCACGAGTACACTCACCCCGAGGGAGAGTACAGCCGCCCCGCGGCTCTCCTGCGGGAGGAGTTCTGCACCGATTTCACCGAGGAGTACTGGGGTTGCGACGAGCGCTGGGATAAGTCGGAATATTACGAGCACGAATACGTTTACGGCCAGTGGCTGACGGAACCGTGGCCCCAGGTGGATGGAACCTATTATTTCGTCAACATCCAGGCCGTCTTCGACCCCGCGGTCGAGACCGAATTTCTCTGGGGGTGGAAGAACGCACTCCCCGAAGCCCACTGGAACGACGACGCGGTTCAGATGACCGACGGGGTCACCTGGGGCGAACTCGTCTATCCCCCGGAGCATCCCGAGTTCCCGCTCTCCATCGACATGGCGTTCGAGCTCTACGTGGATCCGACCCGGACGCCCACGCCATCTCCCACCGCCACGCCTTCGCCGTCCCCCACTCCCACCAACGGGGTCCCCTTCACCCCCACCCCGACCGCGACGCCGTGGATTCCCTTCACTCCCACCCCGACCAGGACTCCCGCCGCCACGCCGACCCCGCCACCGCCTTCGCCGACGCCGACCTTCCAGGGCACGCCGACCTATCCGCCGACGCCGACCCCGTCCGCGACTCCTCCCCCCGTGGTTCCGGGAGACTACGACGGCGACGGGACCGCCGACATCGCTCTCTACCGTCCTTCCTCGGGGCTATGGCTGATCCGCCACCTGACCCGGGCGTGGTTCGGGACCTCGACCGACCTGCCGGTGCCGGCCGATTACAACGCCGACCGGGTCTGGGATATCGCCCTCTACCGTCCTTCCCTGGGAAAATGGATGGTCCGCGGCCTGACCTCGGTTTTTTACGGGGTTTCCACGGACGAGCCGGTTCCGGGCGATTACGCCGGGGACCGGTACTGGGATATCGCCCTCTACCGGCCTTCGATCGGAAAGTGGCTGATCCGCGGCGGCGCCGGAATCTATTTCGGGTCCGCCGCCGACTCCACCGTTCCCGCGGACTACGACGGGGACGGCCTCACCGACATCGCCGTCTTCCGGCCCTCGATCGGAAAGTGGCTGGTGCGGGGGATCAGCGGCGTTTACTACGGGGTTTCGACCGACGTCCTCATCCCGGCCGACTACGACGGCGACGGGACCGACGACATCGCCGTTTTCCGGCCCTCCTCGGGCCGGTGGCTGGTCCGGGGCGGGGCGAGCGCATATTTCGGGGTTTCGACCGACACCGCCCAGCCCGCGGACTACGACGGGGACGGCAGCGCCGACTTCGCCCTCTACCGTTCCGGGGCGGGGAAATGGCTGATCCGGTACCTGACCCAGGTCTACTACGGGACTTCCACGGATATCCCGGTCACCTCCCCCTAG
- a CDS encoding MMPL family transporter — MPTMNSRLISFAVNRPRAVTWAMVFTTLLLALLAGLPSLWPRTFGFLSPLRVDTDPENMLPAEEAVRVFHNRMKEEMSLSDMVVVGVVNETDPDGVFNPESLARIYELTEFAKTLTWADPDRPGERSGVIDVDVIAPSTVENILQDGPGTVRFEWLMGRPPSTRAGAQEVRENARRLPFLRDTLLSGNGKAVALYLPLTAKDQSYRVAEALKEKIAGFSGNDRYFITGLPVAQDTFGVEMFKQMAVAAPMAMAIIFLLMLIFFRKLVLIVSPLIVALVSVICTMSLLVITGRTVHIMSSMIPIFIMPIAVLDAVHILSEFFDRFRETGDRKQTLHAVMRTLFTPMLYTSLTTSVGFASLALTPIPPVQVFGIYIAFGVATAWIWTVLFIPAFIMLIPARSLANFGALHDRREDREISRAVRERRHTISSNLTMTWLLGGAGRLTYRHARTVLAVVAVLVAVSIWGISRITINDNPTKWFTSSHPIRVADRVLNHHFAGTYTAYLALKAPETGPAVGEYADGLEARLEAKAREAEAEYPGASKVFSALEAHLKASAGTAASPDRLLQGLVRFAESAMDKAPSADLDAWDEALLALDAERQRGEVFKQPRVLRYIAGLQNHLLSTGVVGKSNSLADIVKTVYRELVSGRDSDLRIPDSAGAVGQALITYQNSHRPQDLWHFVTPDYRTTVLWIQLKSGDNRDMEKVLDSVDGYLRDNPPPEGLEAQWFGLTYINVVWQKKMVSGMLQAFLGSFLIVFLMMTVLYRSALWGVLSMIPLVVTIGMIYGFIGLVGKDYDMPVAVLSSLSLGLAVDYAIHFLSRSRELYERCGTWERTVAAVFGEPARAIARNVIVVGVGFLPLLLAPLVPYQTVGLFIAAILVTAGVATLLILPALITVLNRLVFPRTRAAGITCNCATCAVSAAAVVLVAVINLKRFLDVGVTALTWWSLGAIVAAAALCSYLSRRRSCRSVPADPGSGESTINR; from the coding sequence ATGCCAACCATGAACAGTAGATTGATATCGTTCGCGGTCAACCGGCCCCGGGCCGTGACCTGGGCAATGGTGTTCACAACCTTGCTTCTGGCCCTTCTGGCCGGTCTTCCCAGCCTCTGGCCCCGGACCTTCGGGTTTCTTTCGCCGTTGCGGGTGGACACCGATCCCGAGAACATGCTCCCCGCCGAAGAAGCGGTGAGGGTTTTTCACAATCGGATGAAGGAGGAAATGTCCCTCTCCGACATGGTGGTGGTGGGAGTGGTCAACGAGACCGACCCCGACGGGGTGTTCAACCCCGAATCCCTGGCCCGGATTTACGAATTGACGGAATTCGCCAAGACCCTGACCTGGGCGGACCCGGACCGTCCGGGCGAGCGTTCCGGGGTGATCGACGTCGACGTGATCGCGCCGTCCACGGTGGAGAATATCCTTCAGGACGGACCGGGCACGGTTAGGTTCGAATGGCTGATGGGCCGTCCCCCCTCGACCCGGGCGGGAGCGCAGGAAGTCCGGGAAAACGCGAGGCGGCTCCCCTTCCTCAGGGATACGCTCCTTTCCGGAAACGGAAAAGCGGTCGCTCTCTACCTGCCCCTGACGGCCAAGGATCAGAGTTACCGGGTGGCGGAAGCCCTGAAGGAGAAGATCGCCGGATTCTCCGGAAACGACCGCTATTTCATCACCGGGCTCCCGGTGGCGCAGGATACGTTCGGGGTGGAGATGTTCAAGCAGATGGCGGTGGCGGCCCCCATGGCCATGGCCATCATCTTCCTGCTCATGCTTATCTTCTTCCGCAAGCTCGTCCTCATCGTCTCCCCGCTGATCGTGGCCCTGGTCTCGGTCATCTGCACCATGAGCCTGCTGGTCATCACCGGCCGGACCGTCCATATCATGAGCTCGATGATCCCGATCTTCATCATGCCCATCGCCGTCCTCGACGCGGTGCATATCCTCTCGGAATTTTTCGACCGGTTCCGGGAGACGGGAGACCGGAAGCAGACCCTCCACGCGGTGATGCGGACGCTCTTCACCCCCATGCTCTACACATCGCTGACGACCTCGGTCGGGTTCGCCTCTCTGGCGCTTACGCCCATTCCTCCCGTCCAGGTTTTCGGCATCTACATCGCCTTCGGCGTCGCCACCGCCTGGATCTGGACGGTGCTCTTCATTCCGGCTTTCATCATGCTCATCCCCGCCCGTTCCCTGGCCAACTTCGGGGCCCTTCACGACCGGAGGGAGGACCGGGAGATCTCCCGGGCGGTGCGCGAGCGGCGGCACACCATCTCCTCCAACCTGACCATGACCTGGTTGCTGGGCGGCGCCGGGCGCCTCACCTACCGCCACGCCCGGACGGTGCTGGCGGTGGTGGCGGTACTGGTGGCGGTTTCGATTTGGGGGATCAGCCGGATCACCATCAACGACAATCCGACCAAGTGGTTCACGTCCTCCCATCCCATTCGAGTCGCCGACCGGGTCCTGAACCATCATTTCGCCGGGACCTATACCGCCTACCTCGCCCTGAAGGCCCCCGAAACCGGCCCGGCGGTGGGGGAGTACGCGGACGGCCTCGAAGCCCGACTGGAGGCGAAAGCCCGGGAGGCGGAAGCGGAGTACCCCGGAGCCTCCAAAGTCTTTTCCGCGCTGGAAGCGCACCTTAAAGCCTCCGCCGGCACCGCCGCGTCCCCCGACCGGTTGCTCCAGGGCCTGGTCCGGTTCGCCGAATCCGCCATGGATAAAGCTCCGTCCGCCGACCTCGACGCCTGGGACGAGGCCCTTCTGGCGCTGGACGCGGAAAGGCAGAGGGGGGAGGTGTTCAAGCAGCCCCGGGTCCTGAGGTACATCGCCGGCCTTCAGAACCACCTGCTCTCCACGGGAGTGGTGGGGAAATCCAACTCCCTCGCCGACATCGTCAAAACCGTCTACCGGGAGCTGGTTTCGGGCCGGGACTCCGATCTGCGGATCCCCGATTCGGCGGGCGCTGTCGGACAGGCGCTGATCACCTACCAGAACAGCCACCGTCCCCAGGACCTCTGGCATTTCGTCACCCCCGACTACCGGACCACGGTTCTCTGGATACAGCTTAAGAGCGGCGACAACCGGGACATGGAAAAAGTGCTGGATTCGGTCGACGGTTATCTACGGGACAACCCTCCCCCCGAGGGGTTGGAGGCACAATGGTTCGGTCTGACCTACATCAACGTCGTCTGGCAGAAAAAGATGGTCAGCGGGATGCTCCAGGCTTTCCTGGGGAGTTTTCTGATCGTCTTCCTGATGATGACCGTCCTCTACCGCTCCGCGCTGTGGGGGGTCCTCTCCATGATCCCCCTGGTCGTCACCATCGGCATGATCTACGGGTTCATCGGGTTGGTGGGGAAAGATTACGACATGCCGGTGGCGGTGCTCTCCTCCCTGAGCCTGGGGCTGGCCGTCGATTACGCCATCCACTTTCTCTCCCGGAGCCGCGAACTCTACGAGCGTTGCGGGACCTGGGAGCGGACGGTGGCGGCGGTTTTCGGGGAACCCGCCCGGGCCATCGCCCGGAACGTGATCGTGGTGGGAGTGGGGTTCCTCCCGCTGTTGCTGGCGCCGTTGGTTCCCTACCAGACCGTCGGGCTCTTCATCGCCGCCATCCTGGTCACGGCGGGCGTGGCCACGCTCCTCATCCTTCCGGCCCTGATCACGGTTTTAAACCGGCTGGTCTTTCCCCGCACCCGCGCGGCCGGAATCACCTGCAACTGCGCCACCTGCGCCGTTTCCGCCGCGGCCGTGGTCCTGGTGGCGGTCATCAATCTCAAACGCTTTCTCGACGTCGGGGTCACCGCCCTGACCTGGTGGAGCCTGGGGGCCATCGTGGCGGCGGCCGCGCTCTGTTCCTACCTGTCGCGCCGCCGTTCCTGCCGGAGTGTCCCGGCCGACCCCGGTTCCGGGGAGAGTACAATCAACCGCTGA